GCATGGTGCGCGCCTCGGTGGCGAGCAGCAGAAGGTAGGCCTTCAGCACCCGCGCCATGGGCATCGCCGGGTCGTGCGCCAGCGCGGCCTCGACCGCCGCCAGCGGATCGCCGCGATAGTGCAGGTAGTCCTGGAGCGCGGTCTCGTAGGCCCCGGCCGCCGCCGTCCCGGCAGCGGTGAGCGCCATGCCCCGCGGATCGTGCTTGGTCATGGCGGCGACCCTGCCATGGCGGCGCGGCCGGGACCAGACGGCATCACACGGCGTGCGCAATCGCCGGTGGGCGCTGCGCCGTCCGGCAGCTAGGCTGGCGGCCGACCTGGGGGAACGCCATGCATGTGCTCGCCGTCCTGTGCCATCCGCGCCGGGATTCCTTCTCCGGCGCCGTCGTCGACCGCTTCGCGGCGGGCGCGCGCGATGCCGGCCACACGGTCGAGATCGCCGACCTCCACGCCGAGGGCTTCGATCCCGTCTTCAAGGCGGGCGATTTCGTGCAGTTCGAGGGCGGCACCATGCCGCCTGACGTGCTTGCCGAGCAGGCCCGCGTCGACCGTTGCGATGCGCTCTGCTTCGTCTTCCCGATCTGGTGGTACGGCATGCCCGCCATGTTCAAGGGCTGGCTCGACCGCGTGTGGTCGAACGGCTGGGCCTATCACTGGGAACACGATCCTGAAGGCAGCCTGCTGAAGGCGCGGCCCTGCACCTTCCTGTGCCCGACCGGTGCCAGCCCGGCGATGATGGCGCAGGGCGGCTACGGCGAGGACCTCGACAACCTCTGGCGCCGCGGCGTCCTCGGCTACTGCGGCGTCGATCCGATCCGCATCGAATTCCTGCTCGACGCCGCCTTCGACACCGGCACGCACGAACGGCACCTTGAGACGGCATACCGGGCGGGGATGGAGATCGGAGACCCCAGACGATCCAATCCTAACCCTCAGGGAAGGAAGTGAGCCCGTCCGGCCGCATTAGGTGTGTGCCTTTCGGCTCTGCTTCGCTGACACACTCCAGTTGAATTCACACTGGCTCAGCCAACCCACAGTATAAGTTACCAACCCCCACCGATCCTATGGATGGTCGGAATTGGGAACCTGGAGCGTCCGGACGAACTCGAAATACGGATACCACTCTAGTAAACTGCACTCAATTCCTTCTTTCGGATCATGTGCAGTAAATTAGTATCATCCCATTGCACGAACCAACTTTGGTGTTCGAATGTCTCAACGGCTGCCTGCGCGCTTGCGACGGCGACCTGCGCAAGGCCAATCTGCTTTCTCAGTTTATTGAAGAGCTTTGCGCGCCTAGAACGGTCGATGTATGGACAGCCGAGGAGATCAAGCGCCAAAAAGGCTGACTGGGCATCAACTCGTATGTCTTCATGGCCCAATAATATGGCTTCAGCGCGTTTATATAAAGAATTCCGCAAGTTTGTGAAATTACTGCTGTTTTTTATACAGAAAAGATACGAAATAACCTCAAAATATTCCATTTTATCAACCGGCTCGCAGAAGTCCGAAATTGACTTTTGTCCCAAGGCCTCATTGATTCCCACCTCCCCAAGCACGAGAAGAACATTGATTGCCTCAAGGGGTACGACTCCGACGGAACGAATTTTTGCGCCGTGCTTGAAGGCCATAACGAATTGATATGTCCAAAGTACAATTTTTTCCCGAAGAAATGGCGTTCTCTCAGGAATTTTTTCTTTGATGAAATTGAAAGACTGGATCGCAGATTGCGCAACGCGAAGAGAGGATGAGGTCGTAGGGTCGACATTGTAGAAAAAATAAATCGCTTCGAGCAATAATACTATTGCTCCTACAAAATCCTCAGGCTTTGCATTTTCTCGTTGAATGGCCCGATCAAAACTAGAGATCAGTGCGATTACCCGGGCGGAAAGGGCGCCAATGATGTAGCCACTAACCGCGTCATACCCACAACCCTTGTCGAGACAGCTCGTCTTAATGTCATCAAGAAAGAGGCGGAGGAGATTCTGATGTCGCCAGATGCGTTCCGGGTAGCTGTAGCCATAGCCGCTGTCACTCGAAATATTACCAACAATGAAACGTTCAAAGAATGATTTAAGAGCCTTGTCGGCAGCGCGTACCAAACATGATTTCTCTGTCACAAAGGGTCGACGTACTAGAGATGTTTTCTCTCTGTTTAGATGCAGATTGAAATTGGATAGCTCCATTTCTATCGCCATAAGCACATCTGCGCTGACC
This portion of the Chrysiogenia bacterium genome encodes:
- a CDS encoding NAD(P)H-dependent oxidoreductase, yielding MHVLAVLCHPRRDSFSGAVVDRFAAGARDAGHTVEIADLHAEGFDPVFKAGDFVQFEGGTMPPDVLAEQARVDRCDALCFVFPIWWYGMPAMFKGWLDRVWSNGWAYHWEHDPEGSLLKARPCTFLCPTGASPAMMAQGGYGEDLDNLWRRGVLGYCGVDPIRIEFLLDAAFDTGTHERHLETAYRAGMEIGDPRRSNPNPQGRK
- a CDS encoding RNA-directed DNA polymerase; this translates as MRKRVIAKGNIHRSDHLRALITDTMPGDIPIIISNDGFYRNVKADPHPNVERREFIDRLFDSPKPYTKPYRYHITKGGRSSRQLSLIHPSGQLAIAKFYQEDGHLICFHSRKSKASIRSPSKVGSLFFVRGPYSERNKYKKAGIDTVDIETTVSNPASYFSYRGVTRVYKFFNSSEFTELEKKYLVMCLADISKCFNSIYTHTLYWATADIDTAKDNTNHQTFSNRFDRLMQSVNFNETNGICVGAEVSRVFAELILSEVDKRVISRLAALGFQWKVDYEFRRYVDDFLIFSQSEEVSADVLMAIEMELSNFNLHLNREKTSLVRRPFVTEKSCLVRAADKALKSFFERFIVGNISSDSGYGYSYPERIWRHQNLLRLFLDDIKTSCLDKGCGYDAVSGYIIGALSARVIALISSFDRAIQRENAKPEDFVGAIVLLLEAIYFFYNVDPTTSSSLRVAQSAIQSFNFIKEKIPERTPFLREKIVLWTYQFVMAFKHGAKIRSVGVVPLEAINVLLVLGEVGINEALGQKSISDFCEPVDKMEYFEVISYLFCIKNSSNFTNLRNSLYKRAEAILLGHEDIRVDAQSAFLALDLLGCPYIDRSRRAKLFNKLRKQIGLAQVAVASAQAAVETFEHQSWFVQWDDTNLLHMIRKKELSAVY
- a CDS encoding tetratricopeptide repeat protein; this translates as MTKHDPRGMALTAAGTAAAGAYETALQDYLHYRGDPLAAVEAALAHDPAMPMARVLKAYLLLLATEARTM